A genomic segment from Prosthecobacter debontii encodes:
- the urtC gene encoding urea ABC transporter permease subunit UrtC — translation MTHSLLVRPIAKREWTFTAVIAFFFIVLMPLMNYFGWISDFTINLWGKYLCYAMLAISVDLLWGYTGLLSLGQALFFSLGGYMMGMYLMRMIGDLGQYHKDMPDFLVFLGWEQLPTFWKPFSNFPFAMVMMLLLPGIVSYVFGWLAFRSRVRGVYFSILTQALTYGASLMFFRNDMLMGGNNGFTDFRFILGFDIRSPETKRGLFIVTALVLSLTYVGLRCLTRSRFGLIQQAVRDSENRVLFSGYSSPNFKLFIFVLSALIGSIGGALYVPQVGIINPSEMTTDKSLEAVVWTAVGGRGTLIGPIVGAVGVNALKSWATRAYPDLWLIILGGMFIIVVLFLPKGIVGIPGMIQDWLKKRQRLKESDDVAVKPEEEAA, via the coding sequence ATGACGCACTCCTTGCTCGTTCGCCCCATTGCCAAAAGAGAATGGACCTTCACTGCGGTCATCGCTTTTTTCTTCATCGTGCTGATGCCGTTGATGAACTATTTCGGCTGGATCAGTGACTTCACCATCAACCTCTGGGGGAAATATCTCTGTTACGCCATGCTGGCCATCAGTGTGGATTTGCTCTGGGGTTATACCGGGTTGTTAAGCCTCGGGCAGGCGCTCTTCTTTTCTTTGGGGGGCTACATGATGGGCATGTATCTCATGCGCATGATCGGGGATCTCGGGCAGTATCACAAAGACATGCCGGATTTCTTGGTCTTCCTGGGCTGGGAACAGTTGCCCACTTTCTGGAAGCCGTTCAGCAACTTCCCCTTCGCTATGGTGATGATGCTGTTGCTGCCGGGGATTGTCTCCTATGTCTTTGGCTGGCTGGCGTTTCGTTCAAGGGTTCGCGGGGTTTATTTCTCCATCCTGACGCAGGCCCTGACTTACGGTGCCTCGCTCATGTTCTTCCGCAACGATATGCTCATGGGCGGAAATAACGGCTTTACGGATTTCCGCTTCATCTTGGGTTTCGACATCCGCAGTCCCGAGACCAAGCGAGGATTGTTTATCGTGACGGCGCTGGTTCTCTCTCTGACTTATGTGGGATTGCGCTGCCTGACTCGGAGCCGATTCGGTCTGATTCAGCAGGCTGTGCGCGACAGTGAAAACCGCGTGCTCTTCAGCGGCTACTCATCGCCTAACTTCAAACTGTTTATCTTTGTCTTGAGTGCCTTGATCGGTTCCATCGGCGGAGCACTGTATGTGCCTCAGGTCGGCATCATTAACCCGAGTGAAATGACCACAGACAAGTCTCTCGAAGCCGTCGTTTGGACGGCGGTCGGTGGGCGCGGCACCTTGATTGGGCCGATCGTCGGCGCGGTCGGTGTCAATGCGCTGAAAAGCTGGGCCACTCGTGCCTACCCTGACCTTTGGCTGATCATCCTCGGCGGCATGTTCATCATCGTCGTGCTTTTCCTGCCGAAAGGGATCGTCGGGATTCCTGGGATGATCCAAGACTGGCTCAAAAAACGACAGCGCCTCAAGGAATCGGATGACGTCGCTGTGAAGCCTGAGGAAGAAGCTGCATAA
- the urtD gene encoding urea ABC transporter ATP-binding protein UrtD, which yields MDHPLILNAEGVNKSFAGFKAITDLNFYLVEGELRTVIGPNGAGKTTFLDLITGRTKPDTGTITFGALTELVPLSEHEIVRLGIGRKFQTPTVYTEHTVFENLLLSLEGVRGVWQTLFSRTTSTDIDRIDEILKTINLGMRRNDLAGSLSHGQKQWLEIGMLLAQNSKLLLIDEPAAGMSDDETALTGELLLKLAGKHSIIVIEHDMVFVKQIATGRKVTVLHQGSVLCEGSVDAVQNDPKVIEVYLGRKKAA from the coding sequence ATGGACCATCCGCTCATTCTTAACGCAGAAGGCGTCAACAAGTCCTTCGCTGGTTTTAAAGCCATTACGGATCTCAATTTCTATCTCGTCGAAGGTGAACTTCGCACGGTGATCGGGCCGAATGGTGCTGGCAAAACGACCTTTCTGGATCTTATCACCGGCCGGACCAAACCGGACACCGGCACCATCACTTTTGGAGCATTGACAGAACTGGTGCCGCTGAGCGAGCACGAGATCGTGCGCCTCGGCATCGGCCGTAAATTTCAAACGCCGACCGTGTACACTGAGCACACGGTTTTTGAAAACCTCCTGCTTTCTCTGGAAGGGGTGCGAGGGGTTTGGCAGACACTCTTCAGCCGGACGACCAGCACGGACATTGACCGCATCGATGAGATTCTCAAGACCATCAATCTGGGCATGCGTCGCAATGACCTTGCGGGTTCTCTGTCTCACGGACAGAAGCAGTGGTTGGAGATCGGCATGTTGCTGGCTCAAAACTCCAAGCTGCTGCTGATCGATGAGCCTGCTGCTGGCATGAGTGACGACGAAACGGCACTGACAGGTGAGCTTCTCCTGAAGCTGGCTGGGAAACACAGCATCATCGTCATTGAGCATGATATGGTCTTCGTGAAGCAGATCGCCACGGGCCGAAAAGTGACGGTGCTCCATCAAGGCAGTGTGCTCTGCGAGGGCAGTGTCGATGCCGTGCAGAACGACCCCAAAGTGATCGAAGTGTATCTCGGACGCAAGAAAGCCGCCTAA
- the urtE gene encoding urea ABC transporter ATP-binding subunit UrtE, which translates to MLTLSSIHASIGGSRILRGVDLTVPDGQLCCLMGRNGVGKTSTLRSIVGLFKTDSGKISLAGTDITKLAPEERARLGLAYVPQGRDIFPFLTVEENLLLGATARGLKTNGKLDRIFTLFPIIKEFLPRKGGMLSGGQQQQLAIARALLTEPKVLILDEPTEGIQPNVIDQIGDALKILRSEDKMSILLVEQYLDFCRELADVFYIMDRGAVVAEGGVKDLTDEVVKEHLTV; encoded by the coding sequence ATGCTTACTCTCTCTTCCATTCATGCATCCATCGGCGGTAGCCGCATCCTACGCGGTGTCGATCTGACCGTGCCCGATGGTCAACTGTGCTGTCTCATGGGCCGCAATGGCGTGGGTAAAACCAGCACCTTGCGCTCCATTGTCGGACTCTTCAAAACGGATAGCGGCAAGATCTCCTTGGCTGGGACGGACATCACCAAGCTGGCCCCTGAAGAGCGGGCACGACTCGGGCTTGCATATGTGCCTCAAGGTCGTGATATTTTTCCCTTCTTAACCGTGGAGGAGAATCTCTTGCTAGGGGCCACCGCCCGCGGGCTGAAGACCAATGGCAAGCTGGACCGGATCTTTACGCTTTTTCCCATCATCAAGGAATTCCTCCCACGCAAAGGGGGCATGCTCAGCGGTGGTCAGCAGCAGCAGCTTGCGATCGCTCGTGCTTTGTTGACGGAACCCAAGGTGTTGATTTTGGATGAGCCGACGGAGGGCATTCAACCGAACGTGATTGATCAGATCGGTGACGCTCTGAAGATTCTGCGCTCTGAAGACAAAATGAGCATTCTTCTGGTGGAACAATACCTCGACTTTTGCCGTGAATTGGCGGATGTATTTTACATCATGGACCGGGGTGCGGTCGTCGCTGAAGGTGGAGTCAAAGATCTCACCGACGAAGTGGTGAAAGAGCACCTGACGGTGTGA
- a CDS encoding HupE/UreJ family protein, with translation MKNRAIGWFSAATATVLTALPLHAHHLPPGMEDIDEFEDGAAFMAGIRHFVSGADHWLFAVAIGAMAVTVMRRRNAKNLMVALALGAGVGTALGVNQVMIPGASWSVFAAFLAPALVWCLKDSLSGWGKAGLVMLAAVWQGNQHGLAWPLDSASGFYTVGILSTLMVFVAGGYGLAWALRKMVVALSSRRLIGAH, from the coding sequence ATGAAGAACCGTGCTATCGGATGGTTCAGTGCTGCAACTGCAACAGTGCTGACGGCTCTGCCTTTGCATGCTCACCACTTGCCTCCGGGCATGGAGGACATCGATGAGTTTGAAGATGGAGCGGCCTTCATGGCGGGGATTCGCCATTTCGTCTCGGGGGCGGATCATTGGTTGTTCGCGGTGGCCATAGGTGCCATGGCGGTCACCGTGATGAGAAGACGTAACGCGAAAAACTTGATGGTTGCTTTAGCTCTCGGGGCAGGCGTTGGAACTGCGTTAGGCGTGAATCAAGTGATGATTCCCGGGGCATCGTGGAGTGTGTTCGCTGCCTTTTTGGCACCTGCTCTGGTGTGGTGCCTGAAGGACTCGTTGTCGGGATGGGGCAAAGCGGGGCTGGTGATGCTGGCTGCGGTGTGGCAGGGTAATCAACACGGGTTGGCTTGGCCTTTGGACTCTGCTTCAGGCTTCTACACGGTGGGGATTTTGAGCACCCTGATGGTCTTTGTCGCCGGTGGTTATGGTCTTGCCTGGGCTCTGCGAAAAATGGTGGTGGCGCTGAGCTCTCGGCGGCTTATTGGGGCGCACTGA